One part of the Anguilla anguilla isolate fAngAng1 chromosome 11, fAngAng1.pri, whole genome shotgun sequence genome encodes these proteins:
- the cdk20 gene encoding cyclin-dependent kinase 20 isoform X1 produces MDQYSILGRIGEGAHGIVFKAKHIETGETVALKKVALRKLEDGIPNQALREIKALQEIEDNQYVVKLKNVFPHGTGFVLVFEYMLSDLSEVIRNSQRPLTESQVKGYMMMLLKGVAFCHENSIMHRDLKPANLLISSTGHLKIADFGLARLFSNEGQRLYSHQVATRWYRAPELLYGARKYDEGVDLWAVGCIFGELLNNSPLFPGENDIEQLCCVLRVLGTPNQHVWPEITELPDYNKITFKENPPIPLEEIVPDTSAQAVDLLKKFLVYPSKQRIRASQALLHPYFFTDPLPAHHSELPIPQRGGKRSHQRLQPPYEFSVDRPLHESLVDPGLIQGHAWGCF; encoded by the exons ATGGATCAATACAGCATTTTGGGTAGGATCGGGGAAGGGGCCCATGGCATCGTTTTTAAAGCCAAACATATCGAG acAGGAGAGACTGTGGCCCTGAAGAAAGTGGCCCTCAGAAAGCTGGAGGATGGCATCCCGAACCAGGCCTTGAGAGAGATTAAGGCCCTACAAGAGATAGAAGACAACCAGTAT GTGGTGAAACTGAAGAATGTCTTCCCCCACGGTACCGGCTTCGTGCTGGTGTTCGAGTACATGCTGTCTGACCTGTCCGAGGTCATCCGCAACTCCCAGCGTCCCCTCACCGAGTCCCAGGTCAAAGGTTACATGATGATGCTGCTGAAGGGGGTGGCCTTCTGCCACGAGAACTCCATCATGCACCGG GACCTGAAACCAGCCAACCTTCTCATCAGCTCCACCGGTCACTTGAAGATCGCGGACTTCGGCCTGGCCAGGCTGTTCTCCAACGAGGGCCAGCGGCTCTACAGTCACCAGGTGGCCaccag GTGGTATCGAGCACCAGAACTCCTGTATGGGGCCAGAAAGTACGATGAAGGTGTTGATCTCTG GGCAGTGGGGTGTATTTTTGGGGAACTTTTGAATAATTCCCCGCTCTTCCCCGGGGAGAACGACAttgagcagctgtgctgtgtccTGAGGGTCCTGGGGACGCCCAACCAGCACGTGTGGCCG GAGATCACAGAGCTGCCGGATTACAATAAGATCACCTTTAAGGAGAACCCCCCCATCCCGCTGGAGGAGATTGTTCCGGACACCTCCGCGCAGGCCGTGGACCTGCTGAAGAAGTTCCTGGTGTACCCCTCCAAACAGCGGATCAGAGCAAGTCAG GCTCTGCTGCACCCGTACTTCTTCACGGACCCCCTGCCGGCCCATCACTCTGAGCTCCCCATCCCTCAGCGCGGGGGAAAACGCTCCCACCAGCGGCTGCAGCCCCCCTACGAATTCTCAGTGGACCGGCCCCTGCACGAGAGCTTGGTGGATCCCGGACTGATCCAAGGGCACGCGTGGGGGTGTTTCTGA
- the cdk20 gene encoding cyclin-dependent kinase 20 isoform X2 encodes MLSDLSEVIRNSQRPLTESQVKGYMMMLLKGVAFCHENSIMHRDLKPANLLISSTGHLKIADFGLARLFSNEGQRLYSHQVATRWYRAPELLYGARKYDEGVDLWAVGCIFGELLNNSPLFPGENDIEQLCCVLRVLGTPNQHVWPEITELPDYNKITFKENPPIPLEEIVPDTSAQAVDLLKKFLVYPSKQRIRASQALLHPYFFTDPLPAHHSELPIPQRGGKRSHQRLQPPYEFSVDRPLHESLVDPGLIQGHAWGCF; translated from the exons ATGCTGTCTGACCTGTCCGAGGTCATCCGCAACTCCCAGCGTCCCCTCACCGAGTCCCAGGTCAAAGGTTACATGATGATGCTGCTGAAGGGGGTGGCCTTCTGCCACGAGAACTCCATCATGCACCGG GACCTGAAACCAGCCAACCTTCTCATCAGCTCCACCGGTCACTTGAAGATCGCGGACTTCGGCCTGGCCAGGCTGTTCTCCAACGAGGGCCAGCGGCTCTACAGTCACCAGGTGGCCaccag GTGGTATCGAGCACCAGAACTCCTGTATGGGGCCAGAAAGTACGATGAAGGTGTTGATCTCTG GGCAGTGGGGTGTATTTTTGGGGAACTTTTGAATAATTCCCCGCTCTTCCCCGGGGAGAACGACAttgagcagctgtgctgtgtccTGAGGGTCCTGGGGACGCCCAACCAGCACGTGTGGCCG GAGATCACAGAGCTGCCGGATTACAATAAGATCACCTTTAAGGAGAACCCCCCCATCCCGCTGGAGGAGATTGTTCCGGACACCTCCGCGCAGGCCGTGGACCTGCTGAAGAAGTTCCTGGTGTACCCCTCCAAACAGCGGATCAGAGCAAGTCAG GCTCTGCTGCACCCGTACTTCTTCACGGACCCCCTGCCGGCCCATCACTCTGAGCTCCCCATCCCTCAGCGCGGGGGAAAACGCTCCCACCAGCGGCTGCAGCCCCCCTACGAATTCTCAGTGGACCGGCCCCTGCACGAGAGCTTGGTGGATCCCGGACTGATCCAAGGGCACGCGTGGGGGTGTTTCTGA